The following proteins come from a genomic window of Pseudomonas putida:
- a CDS encoding cation diffusion facilitator family transporter encodes METPKKSHFFDINSEQGLLRTSIAVTLFIATIGIAFGLASGSFSIIFDGVYSLADAGMSGLSLVVVKLITSHATSRHVSRKLRERFTMGFWHLEPMVLALNGILLSGVALYALINAVSSLLEGGRHLEFGIAMVYAALTVIACATIAAVEARANRELNSDFVRMDVKGWVMSASITAALLIAFCFGFAVQGTQWEWVSPYIDPAVLALVCLVIIPLPLSVVRQAMADIFLVTPGDLMLHVDEVAGAFVARHGLESYRAYVAKVGRSREIELYFIVPKHLPAKSIEEWDALRCEVGDAIGGEGPDRWLTVVFTADPEWAE; translated from the coding sequence ATGGAAACACCCAAAAAATCCCACTTCTTCGATATCAACAGCGAACAGGGCCTACTACGCACCTCGATAGCCGTCACCCTGTTCATCGCCACCATCGGCATTGCCTTCGGCCTGGCGTCCGGCTCGTTCTCTATCATTTTCGACGGTGTGTACTCGCTGGCCGACGCCGGCATGAGCGGCCTGTCGCTGGTAGTGGTCAAGCTGATCACTTCGCACGCCACCAGCCGGCACGTGTCACGCAAGCTACGCGAACGCTTCACCATGGGCTTCTGGCACCTGGAGCCGATGGTACTGGCGCTAAATGGCATCCTGCTCAGCGGTGTGGCGCTCTACGCCCTGATCAACGCCGTCAGCAGCCTGCTCGAAGGCGGACGCCACCTGGAATTCGGCATTGCCATGGTTTATGCGGCACTGACCGTGATCGCCTGCGCGACCATCGCTGCAGTCGAAGCGCGGGCCAACCGCGAGCTGAACTCGGATTTCGTGCGCATGGACGTCAAGGGTTGGGTGATGTCGGCCAGCATCACCGCAGCGTTGCTCATCGCCTTCTGCTTTGGCTTTGCCGTGCAGGGCACGCAGTGGGAGTGGGTATCGCCGTACATCGACCCGGCGGTACTGGCGCTGGTGTGCCTGGTCATCATTCCCTTGCCGCTGTCGGTTGTGCGCCAGGCCATGGCGGATATCTTTCTGGTGACACCTGGCGACCTGATGCTGCACGTAGATGAGGTGGCCGGTGCGTTCGTGGCACGCCACGGACTGGAATCCTATCGGGCTTACGTGGCCAAGGTCGGCCGCTCTCGGGAAATCGAGCTGTATTTCATCGTGCCCAAGCACCTTCCAGCCAAAAGCATTGAAGAGTGGGATGCGCTGCGCTGCGAAGTCGGTGATGCGATTGGCGGTGAAGGACCGGATCGCTGGTTGACGGTAGTGTTTACCGCAGACCCTGAGTGGGCTGAATAA
- a CDS encoding sorbitol dehydrogenase, with amino-acid sequence MSDPNLQNFIDLSAALTGLSAELLAPSVDPINLLPVFFATAQQGMGTAAFSNLLELYVSIKSQTPAQIASAVLGNSDPQIAQGARSIMKLWLLGSWYQPYDQGSKHKGDTSVVSDQAYKQSWAWKIAQSHPMGYSQYHFGYWAEQPPTLKQFTGVDAKEGQQP; translated from the coding sequence ATGAGCGACCCGAACCTGCAGAACTTCATCGACCTGTCCGCCGCCCTCACTGGCCTGTCAGCAGAGCTGCTGGCGCCTTCGGTAGACCCGATCAACCTGTTGCCGGTGTTCTTCGCCACCGCCCAGCAAGGTATGGGCACCGCAGCGTTCAGCAACCTGCTGGAGCTGTACGTCAGTATCAAGAGCCAAACCCCAGCGCAAATCGCCAGCGCCGTACTTGGCAATTCGGACCCGCAGATCGCCCAAGGCGCCCGCTCGATCATGAAGCTGTGGCTGCTCGGCAGTTGGTACCAGCCGTATGACCAAGGCAGCAAGCACAAGGGTGACACCAGCGTGGTGTCTGACCAAGCCTACAAGCAAAGCTGGGCGTGGAAGATCGCCCAGTCTCACCCCATGGGCTACAGCCAGTACCACTTCGGCTACTGGGCCGAGCAGCCACCGACCCTCAAGCAATTCACCGGTGTCGACGCCAAGGAAGGGCAGCAGCCATGA